The genomic DNA CCAGCGTCGACATAACCGCCGTCAATGTAGAGTTTTTGCGTTCCGAAACGGGCCATAGTGTCCTCGCAAGTGCAGTGTGTGAGTGGCTTTCGCGTCACGCTCCGGCCGGCTGGGCAAGGGCTGTGCGCATTTTTTCAGAGGCCGGTGGTTGCGTGTCCGGGCGCTGCTGTTTAGCCAGTTGTAGTTCCAGGTATTCGTAAGCGATCTGTATCGCCTGGTCGGTGTCGAAGGCGTCGCCCGACAGCGCTCCGCGCAGCCACAGCCCGTCGATCAAGGCAGCCAGGCCGCGGGCGGCGGTGCGCGCTTCATCGAGCGGCATGGCGCGGCGGAACTGGCAGCACAGGTTGGAATACAGGCGGTGATCGTTGATCCGCTGCAACCTGTGCAAGGACGGCTGGTGCATGCTGGAGGCCCAGAAGGCCAACCAGGTTTTCATTGCCGGGCCATTCACCTGGCTGGCATCGAAGTTGCCTTCGATGATCACCCTCAGGTGGGCTCGCGGACTGTCGTCGGTCAGTGCCTGGCGACGAGCGATCACGCCCTCGTTGAGCATGTTCATGATGTAGCGCATCGTCGCCGCTATCAGGCCGTTCTTGTCCTGAAAGTAGTGACTGATGATGCCGTTCGACACACCGGCCAAACGGGCAATCAGCGCAATGCTGGCATCTCCCAGGCCGACCTGATCGACTGCTTGCAGCGTAGCTTCGATCAATTGCTGGCGGCGGATGGGTTGCATACCGACCTTGGGCATCTTGCTATCTCCTCAGGCCTGGCGAGCAGACGAAGTGCGGCTGACTCGGCGAGGACCAGTCTATTTTGTTTTGATTGAACGTTCAATCAATAAAGAATAAGCTCTGCGACAATTTGTGCCATTGACAGTTTCTAAGGCTGTTTCAGTGGCACGAATTGACACCCCAGGAAATCGCGTAACCCCCGTAATACAAGGTGTTGACGGGTATTAGCGATGCGAAATGCAGAATTTGCTCAACGGCCATGCGCCTGCGGCAGGCCCTTGGAGCGGGCGGGGTGCTCTGTGACGAATGCGCGCACCAAGCTGATTTGGCGAGGCATTTGCGCAGACCACCTGTCTGGTTTTGCAACGTTTTTATTCGGGATCACGGTTTCCAAGTTGCTTTTATAACACCTGACGCAGTGGGGGTATTCCACCAATTGCTCGGGAAAAGACTGATTAGCCTCCACAGCCGCACTGCCCGGAGCATTCGTGCAATGAGTTCTGCCTCCCTTACCAAACCCCCCGCCGAGAGGGTACGGGTCAATCGCGTAGTGTTTTTCACCTCCGCGCTGATGATCCTCGTTTTGACTGCCTTGCTTATCGCTGTTCCCGAAACTGCCGGTCAGGTACTGGGCGTGGCCCAGAAGTGGCTGACACGCACCTTCGGCTGGTACTACATGCTGGTGATCTGCGGTTACCTGCTGTTTGTCGTTTACCTGGCGTTCTCCGACTACGGCAAGCTCAAGCTCGGCGGCAAGGATGACCAGCCCGACTTCAGCTACGGCGCCTGGGCCGGCATGCTGTTCTCCTCCGGTATCGGTATCTCGTTGCTGTACTTCGGCGCCTCTGAGCCGCTGGACCACTACTTCAATCCGCCCCAGGGCACCCCTGCCAGCCTCGAGGCCGCGCGCCAGGGCCT from Pseudomonas putida includes the following:
- the betI gene encoding transcriptional regulator BetI, translating into MPKVGMQPIRRQQLIEATLQAVDQVGLGDASIALIARLAGVSNGIISHYFQDKNGLIAATMRYIMNMLNEGVIARRQALTDDSPRAHLRVIIEGNFDASQVNGPAMKTWLAFWASSMHQPSLHRLQRINDHRLYSNLCCQFRRAMPLDEARTAARGLAALIDGLWLRGALSGDAFDTDQAIQIAYEYLELQLAKQQRPDTQPPASEKMRTALAQPAGA